One genomic window of [Clostridium] scindens ATCC 35704 includes the following:
- the istA gene encoding IS21 family transposase: protein MDQIHHIRDMFYRQDKNISEIASETGLNWKTVKKYVDMEDFNNPSPKPASSEVHESKLDPFKPLIDEWLQADKLAPRKQRHTAKRVFKRLKDEADGFGCSYRLVALYVKQKKEELRLKRTDGYIPLNHHPGEAQSDFGTADFYENDRLHHEAKYLVLSFPYSNGGFLQLNYGENMECLLEGLVAIFEHIGGVPTEIWFDNTRTIVTEIIKGGGRNVTERFQRFCEHYRIKPVFMNPESGWEKGNVENKVGYLRRNELVPVPRFDDLVKENKHLLDRCEIDMQREHYDDDDDRFISKLFEEDKARLLPLPSVPFDTALYTTATTDKYGKFTLDAGKHRYSASPAFCESIVNLKITSSDVIVMDKDMHEVVRHKRLYGNEHERMDWLPYLTYIARKPRSLRNSGIYDMMPQTMQIYMDNCESKERGRVLKVLAELTERTGFASAVRTVDEAVRLNATDPDSLQSLYRRTYADVPLLPPLENKVLLPQQKVIPFRNDLKMLDAALKKGGVSNG, encoded by the coding sequence ATGGATCAGATACATCATATCAGAGATATGTTCTACCGGCAAGATAAGAACATTTCTGAAATCGCATCTGAGACCGGCCTTAACTGGAAAACGGTCAAAAAATATGTGGATATGGAGGACTTTAACAATCCATCTCCCAAACCTGCATCATCAGAGGTTCACGAATCCAAGCTTGACCCATTCAAACCTTTGATTGATGAATGGCTGCAGGCAGACAAGCTTGCACCAAGAAAGCAACGGCATACAGCCAAAAGAGTATTTAAACGCCTCAAGGATGAAGCAGATGGTTTCGGCTGCAGTTATCGGCTTGTTGCCTTATACGTCAAACAGAAGAAAGAGGAACTACGGCTAAAAAGAACCGATGGCTATATCCCTCTTAATCATCATCCCGGCGAAGCCCAGTCAGACTTTGGAACAGCCGATTTTTATGAAAATGACAGGCTTCATCACGAGGCTAAGTACCTTGTGCTCAGTTTTCCCTACAGTAACGGAGGTTTCCTCCAGCTTAATTATGGCGAAAACATGGAATGTCTTCTGGAAGGACTGGTTGCCATATTTGAGCACATCGGTGGTGTTCCCACGGAAATCTGGTTTGACAATACCAGAACCATTGTTACCGAAATCATCAAAGGTGGCGGGCGTAATGTAACAGAGCGGTTTCAACGCTTTTGTGAACACTACCGCATTAAGCCGGTTTTTATGAATCCTGAATCCGGATGGGAAAAAGGAAACGTGGAAAACAAGGTTGGCTACCTGCGCCGCAACGAACTTGTACCGGTACCCCGCTTTGATGATCTTGTGAAAGAAAACAAGCATCTTCTGGATCGTTGTGAAATCGATATGCAGCGTGAGCACTATGATGACGATGATGACCGCTTTATCAGTAAACTGTTTGAAGAAGATAAGGCTCGTTTACTGCCGCTTCCTTCCGTTCCGTTTGATACGGCACTTTACACAACGGCAACAACGGATAAATATGGAAAGTTTACTCTTGACGCAGGAAAGCACCGTTATTCTGCTTCACCGGCTTTCTGTGAGTCCATTGTAAATCTCAAGATTACATCCTCTGATGTGATTGTCATGGACAAAGATATGCACGAAGTGGTGCGTCATAAGCGCCTTTACGGCAATGAACATGAAAGAATGGACTGGCTGCCATACCTTACATATATCGCCAGGAAACCCCGTTCTCTTCGAAACAGCGGCATATATGACATGATGCCACAAACCATGCAGATATACATGGATAACTGCGAAAGCAAGGAACGCGGACGTGTCCTGAAGGTGCTTGCAGAACTTACGGAAAGAACCGGGTTTGCTAGTGCTGTCAGAACAGTTGACGAAGCAGTCCGGCTGAATGCCACAGATCCGGACAGTCTGCAGAGCCTTTACAGGCGAACCTATGCAGATGTACCGCTTCTGCCTCCGCTTGAAAACAAAGTTTTACTGCCACAGCAGAAGGTCATTCCGTTCAGAAATGATCTGAAAATGCTGGATGCCGCCCTTAAGAAGGGAGGTGTCTCAAATGGCTGA
- a CDS encoding biotin transporter BioY, with protein MNNINTTNAAGKPSPRRLVLIAMMTAITCILAPLSIPIPVSPVPISLTNLVLLISVYILGWKDASISFIIYLLLGLAGLPVFSGFSGGLGKIAGPTGGYLAGFIFMTVIAGLAVDIFSGRRLPAVIGMALGTAVAYAFGTAWLAIQMDLTFISALSIGVLPYLAGDTLKIILAVIAGPMLQKRLRPLNL; from the coding sequence ATGAATAACATTAATACTACAAACGCAGCTGGCAAGCCCTCTCCACGCAGACTGGTACTGATCGCAATGATGACCGCCATCACCTGCATCCTCGCCCCATTATCCATACCAATCCCCGTAAGCCCTGTACCAATCAGCCTTACCAATCTGGTATTGCTGATAAGCGTATATATCCTAGGCTGGAAGGATGCCAGCATCAGCTTCATCATCTATCTCCTTCTTGGCCTGGCCGGGCTTCCTGTATTTTCCGGGTTTTCCGGCGGATTGGGAAAGATCGCCGGTCCCACCGGCGGATACCTGGCGGGCTTTATCTTCATGACTGTGATTGCCGGCCTGGCCGTGGATATCTTTTCCGGCAGGCGTCTTCCCGCAGTCATCGGTATGGCGCTGGGCACTGCCGTGGCCTATGCGTTTGGCACTGCTTGGCTTGCCATCCAGATGGATCTTACATTTATCTCCGCACTCTCTATCGGCGTACTCCCCTATCTGGCCGGAGATACGCTAAAGATCATATTGGCCGTAATTGCCGGTCCCATGCTTCAGAAAAGGCTGCGCCCCTTAAATCTCTAA
- a CDS encoding IS1182 family transposase, with the protein MLNNKYYNEFFELGQQKINFSFFELCLPDDDPVYTLKKVMEELDFSGLLANCSDKGRTGYNPIMMYAVVTYANMRGIRAVDRIVELCERDLAFIWLTKGQKPKRDAFYEFKNKRLTADVLDELNYQFLRRLQKEGLITLKSLFIDGTKIEANANRYTFVWRGTINYHLAGLLDMIDSLYQKYNAWIDENEYGIKYDIPHAHMFVIEGMDKVRDVIEKNRKRKLTKHKKLSNNTIIEIDNCSPLEILKLQKNLTQIAEKEQIAFVYGKGKRKSELQQLYEELETCGERLMGYKECFEIMGKDRNSYSKTDLEATFMRMKEDHMLNGQLKAAYNVQIAVENYFIVHAYVSNDRTDYNTLIPVLEKHKNAFGEILEEVTADSGYCSEKNLLYLKKNKISSYIKLQDHEKRKTRAYREDIGKYYNMKTQIFEDERYYVCHDGRGLHHIRTETKKQPGYTQTFEVYGCADCSGCEHKAKCLYKYNAEKDAEKNKVMKINEQWETLKEESHANIQSEKGILNRQIRSIQTEGHFGDIKENDSFRRFNYRTSEKVYKEFMLYAIGRNMNKYHRFLHEEIKKFEGKTEEKTA; encoded by the coding sequence GTTCAGATAAGGGAAGAACCGGGTATAACCCAATTATGATGTATGCCGTAGTTACTTACGCAAACATGCGTGGGATTAGAGCTGTTGACCGTATTGTGGAATTATGCGAAAGAGACCTTGCATTTATCTGGCTTACCAAAGGTCAGAAACCAAAAAGGGATGCTTTTTATGAGTTCAAGAATAAAAGACTGACTGCAGATGTATTGGATGAGTTGAATTACCAGTTTCTCCGCCGCCTGCAAAAAGAAGGACTGATCACATTGAAATCCCTTTTTATTGATGGAACAAAAATAGAGGCCAATGCAAACCGCTATACATTTGTGTGGAGAGGGACGATCAATTATCATCTCGCAGGCTTACTCGATATGATTGATTCACTGTATCAGAAGTATAATGCATGGATAGATGAAAATGAGTATGGCATAAAATATGACATTCCCCATGCACATATGTTTGTGATCGAAGGAATGGATAAGGTAAGAGATGTCATTGAAAAGAACCGGAAGCGAAAACTGACAAAACATAAAAAGTTGTCCAATAATACGATCATCGAGATTGACAACTGTTCCCCATTGGAGATTTTGAAACTTCAGAAAAATCTGACTCAGATCGCAGAGAAGGAACAGATTGCGTTTGTTTACGGAAAAGGGAAGAGGAAATCGGAGCTCCAGCAGCTTTATGAGGAATTAGAAACCTGCGGCGAACGCCTTATGGGATACAAAGAATGTTTTGAGATCATGGGAAAGGACAGGAACAGCTATTCCAAAACAGATTTAGAAGCCACCTTTATGAGAATGAAAGAAGATCACATGCTGAACGGACAGTTAAAAGCCGCATATAATGTTCAGATCGCAGTAGAGAATTATTTCATTGTCCATGCTTATGTAAGCAATGACCGGACAGACTATAACACACTGATTCCGGTTTTAGAAAAGCATAAAAATGCATTTGGGGAGATTTTGGAAGAAGTAACCGCAGATAGCGGTTATTGTAGCGAGAAAAATCTTCTGTATTTAAAGAAAAATAAGATATCCAGTTACATCAAGCTGCAGGATCATGAAAAACGGAAAACACGCGCTTACAGAGAAGATATTGGAAAATATTACAACATGAAAACACAGATATTTGAGGATGAACGGTATTATGTTTGTCATGACGGAAGAGGATTGCATCATATCCGCACAGAGACCAAAAAACAGCCGGGTTATACCCAGACTTTTGAGGTATACGGATGTGCAGACTGTAGTGGTTGTGAACACAAAGCGAAATGCTTATATAAATATAACGCAGAAAAAGATGCTGAGAAAAACAAAGTTATGAAGATCAATGAACAATGGGAAACATTGAAAGAGGAATCCCATGCAAACATCCAAAGTGAGAAAGGGATTCTAAATCGTCAGATCCGTTCCATCCAGACAGAAGGACATTTTGGAGATATCAAGGAAAATGATAGTTTCCGAAGATTCAACTACCGAACGTCAGAGAAGGTGTATAAAGAATTCATGCTGTATGCCATTGGTCGGAACATGAATAAATATCATCGTTTTCTTCATGAAGAGATTAAAAAATTCGAAGGAAAAACCGAGGAAAAGACGGCTTAA
- a CDS encoding nuclear transport factor 2 family protein codes for MNHEGEELENRAARLADLYFRKHDYHQMAEYLADDVTWIGISKDRICLTKDEVLKVMEMEMKVTDGIYEILQEWHYGIEVSERVGVTLAMFFASTFWRKMQNIFGECCISKLEKVARPRLAAILPAT; via the coding sequence ATGAATCACGAAGGGGAAGAGTTAGAAAATAGGGCAGCAAGACTGGCTGATCTGTATTTTAGAAAGCACGATTACCATCAGATGGCGGAGTACCTGGCAGATGACGTTACCTGGATTGGCATCAGCAAGGACAGAATATGCCTGACAAAAGATGAGGTCCTTAAAGTCATGGAAATGGAGATGAAAGTGACTGACGGGATATATGAAATATTGCAGGAATGGCACTATGGAATAGAAGTATCAGAACGAGTAGGAGTAACGCTTGCGATGTTTTTTGCAAGCACTTTTTGGAGAAAAATGCAAAATATTTTTGGAGAATGTTGCATCTCCAAATTGGAGAAAGTTGCAAGGCCTCGGCTGGCAGCTATTCTGCCAGCTACATAG
- a CDS encoding ATP-binding protein, with protein MADIEKSIAACCKQLKLSTNFAGQAFEQKGDTPQEYLLNLLTNEIEYRTAKRKSKFLNTAGFPRRYRVEEFRADEIDFPEDVSFQSLLDLEFYHTGKNVIMYGGTGTGKTMLSILIGMSACNQEIPVRFYRTAGLINLFSESQSSGKLTALKKKLNSARILILDEFGYVPYDRTGSQLLFDYLSEIHEQKSVILNTNLEFSQWVNVLYDQRMTTALIGRLTHHVELILFPGINNRLRESSINATLSRISSQEAGNNG; from the coding sequence ATGGCTGATATAGAAAAATCCATTGCAGCATGCTGCAAACAGCTCAAGCTGTCCACGAACTTTGCAGGGCAGGCTTTCGAGCAGAAAGGAGACACACCGCAGGAATACCTTTTAAACCTCCTGACAAACGAAATTGAATACCGTACAGCAAAAAGGAAGAGCAAGTTCCTCAATACCGCCGGCTTCCCACGTAGATACCGCGTGGAGGAATTCAGGGCAGATGAGATAGATTTCCCGGAAGACGTCAGCTTCCAAAGCCTGTTAGACCTGGAGTTTTATCATACAGGAAAAAATGTCATCATGTATGGAGGAACAGGAACCGGTAAAACAATGCTTTCCATTCTGATTGGAATGTCTGCATGTAATCAGGAAATTCCGGTAAGATTCTACCGCACTGCCGGACTTATCAATCTCTTTTCCGAGAGTCAGAGCAGCGGAAAGCTTACTGCACTGAAAAAGAAGCTTAACAGTGCCCGGATACTGATTCTGGATGAATTCGGATATGTTCCGTATGACCGCACCGGTTCACAGCTTCTGTTTGATTATCTTTCTGAGATACACGAGCAGAAATCGGTGATTTTAAACACGAATCTTGAATTCTCACAGTGGGTGAACGTTCTTTATGACCAACGGATGACAACAGCACTGATTGGCAGGCTCACCCACCATGTGGAACTGATTCTGTTCCCGGGGATCAATAATCGGTTACGTGAATCAAGCATCAATGCAACTCTTTCAAGAATCAGCAGTCAGGAGGCAGGTAACAATGGCTAA
- a CDS encoding RNA polymerase sigma factor, which yields MRCNAETFAQMYEAVYMDLYRFAVCIMRNRQEAEDAVSEAVVAAYENIGKLRSRDAFKNWIFTILANICRKKIKKASRKMEQSGEAFTLFASEEPDYSEMIDVRKAFFILSDEEQEIVGLSVFAGYNSREIAQMLRMNPNTVRSKRSRALQKMECILK from the coding sequence ATGAGATGTAATGCAGAGACATTTGCGCAGATGTATGAAGCGGTCTATATGGATTTGTACCGGTTTGCCGTGTGCATAATGAGAAACCGGCAGGAGGCGGAGGATGCTGTCAGCGAAGCTGTGGTAGCCGCTTACGAGAATATCGGGAAGCTTCGGAGCAGAGACGCCTTTAAGAACTGGATATTCACAATCCTGGCTAATATATGCAGAAAAAAAATAAAAAAAGCGTCCAGGAAGATGGAACAGTCCGGGGAGGCATTTACACTGTTTGCTTCCGAAGAGCCGGACTACAGTGAGATGATCGATGTCAGAAAGGCATTCTTTATCTTGTCGGACGAAGAGCAGGAGATTGTGGGCCTGTCGGTATTCGCGGGCTATAATAGCCGGGAGATCGCACAGATGCTTCGCATGAACCCGAACACGGTGCGTTCCAAGCGAAGCCGTGCATTGCAGAAGATGGAGTGTATCTTGAAATGA
- a CDS encoding beta-propeller domain-containing protein, with protein sequence MDRKEREIIDRIKDRADEIKAADSLSPDHVKEMLEGKKQKKRLRPYQVTALAAACLAVVIAGAVWGSRDGTPDKSKPSGSRSSQISDSKQIASANSYDEIYEYIERYQKEMKTREFVTSDSGTKTLESTAPDNASGNASSAPNAGTKSSDAGVAHEESAEYSRTNVRQEGVDEGDVVKTDGKYLYVLKDSRQEVSIVKADGKDMEEAGSIKADDASQIQEIYLQPDSGKLVLICSKFDVLEDGDYPSGRGFYNTQSVEAVTYDVRDASSPREEGRVTQSGNYSSSRMANGYLYLFSEFYTGQELRKSEPGTFVPMVNGEVLAKDDIFLPPVLQANMYEVITSVDLDHPKETKDSKAIFSNGGQAYVSNENIYFYETQWGYPKGDTTTVRKVAYKNGELKAIAQGKFDGYLKDSFCIDEYEGNLRVVTTKGDDNSVYVLDKNLEVIGSIEGLAEDEQVYSARFMGDTGYIVTFRQMDPLFSVDLSDPKNPKILGALKIPGFSEYLHFYGEDRLLGIGMDVDEKAQSTDGIKLTMFDISNKADVKEADTYVLENVYSTDVSYDYKAALVDQERNLIGFAGYTQGGRHYYLFSYDDNSGFVCNMDEEINGNGVQGARGVYIKEVLYVVQGNIIEAYSLEDYKKIGDIIL encoded by the coding sequence ATGGATAGAAAAGAGCGGGAAATCATCGATAGAATCAAGGACCGGGCAGACGAGATAAAGGCTGCGGACAGTCTGAGCCCGGATCATGTTAAGGAGATGCTGGAAGGAAAGAAGCAGAAAAAGCGGCTGCGTCCATACCAGGTCACAGCGCTGGCCGCGGCATGCCTGGCTGTCGTGATTGCGGGAGCCGTATGGGGAAGTAGGGATGGGACCCCTGATAAAAGCAAGCCGTCAGGCTCTAGAAGCAGTCAGATCAGCGACAGCAAGCAGATTGCCAGTGCGAACAGTTATGATGAGATCTACGAGTATATTGAGAGATACCAGAAGGAGATGAAGACGAGGGAATTCGTCACATCGGATTCAGGAACCAAGACTTTGGAAAGCACAGCGCCAGATAACGCGTCCGGAAACGCGTCATCAGCGCCGAATGCCGGAACTAAGTCATCGGATGCGGGCGTGGCCCATGAAGAAAGCGCCGAATACTCCCGGACCAATGTCAGGCAGGAAGGCGTGGACGAAGGCGATGTGGTTAAGACGGATGGAAAATATCTGTATGTGCTGAAAGACAGCAGGCAGGAAGTGTCGATCGTAAAAGCAGACGGCAAGGATATGGAAGAGGCCGGCTCTATTAAGGCTGACGATGCATCCCAGATCCAGGAGATTTATCTGCAGCCGGATTCCGGAAAACTGGTATTGATCTGCAGCAAATTCGATGTTTTGGAAGATGGGGACTATCCTTCCGGCAGAGGCTTTTATAATACGCAATCTGTGGAAGCCGTCACCTATGATGTCCGGGACGCTTCATCACCCCGGGAGGAGGGACGGGTGACCCAGAGTGGGAACTATAGTTCCTCAAGAATGGCGAACGGATACTTGTACTTGTTCAGCGAATTCTATACGGGCCAGGAACTGAGAAAGAGCGAGCCTGGGACATTTGTCCCAATGGTTAATGGAGAAGTTTTAGCGAAAGACGACATCTTTCTGCCTCCGGTATTGCAGGCAAATATGTATGAAGTGATTACATCTGTTGATCTCGATCATCCGAAAGAAACCAAGGACAGTAAGGCCATATTCTCCAATGGCGGCCAGGCATATGTCAGCAATGAGAATATCTATTTCTACGAGACGCAGTGGGGATATCCGAAGGGAGATACTACGACGGTCCGTAAAGTAGCCTACAAAAACGGAGAACTAAAGGCGATCGCCCAGGGCAAGTTTGACGGCTATCTGAAGGATTCCTTCTGTATCGATGAATACGAAGGAAATCTGCGCGTGGTCACGACAAAAGGTGATGATAACAGCGTCTATGTGCTGGATAAGAACCTGGAAGTCATAGGCTCCATTGAAGGTTTGGCTGAAGATGAGCAGGTATATTCCGCCAGATTCATGGGAGATACAGGATATATCGTGACATTCAGGCAGATGGATCCGCTCTTTAGCGTGGACTTGTCCGATCCGAAGAATCCTAAGATTCTTGGGGCATTGAAGATTCCCGGTTTTTCAGAGTATCTTCATTTCTATGGCGAAGACAGGCTGCTTGGGATTGGAATGGACGTGGATGAAAAGGCTCAGTCAACGGATGGAATCAAATTGACGATGTTCGACATTTCCAATAAAGCGGATGTAAAAGAGGCAGACACCTACGTGCTGGAAAATGTATATAGCACGGATGTATCATACGATTATAAGGCGGCGCTGGTTGACCAGGAACGCAATCTGATCGGATTTGCCGGATACACTCAGGGAGGCCGGCACTATTATCTGTTTTCTTATGACGACAACAGCGGATTTGTCTGCAATATGGATGAGGAGATTAACGGAAATGGAGTGCAGGGCGCCAGAGGCGTGTATATTAAGGAGGTACTGTATGTGGTGCAGGGCAATATCATAGAGGCATATAGCCTGGAGGATTATAAGAAGATCGGAGACATTATTCTGTAA
- the glgB gene encoding 1,4-alpha-glucan branching protein GlgB produces the protein MAEKKLKPYEIGELDHYLFGQGNHYEIYKKLGAHKVKNGKKTGVYFAVWAPHARSVSVVGEFNEWDMEANPMERQEPLGIYTCFVPGVEEYAMYKYCIETYTGEYVFKADPYANYAELRPGTASKVVDITDMKWTDKAWMDRRIQWNHTEEPVSIYEVHIGSWKRHLGREDEGFYNYREFAKEIAKYVKDMGYTHVELMGIAEHPFDGSWGYQVTGYFAPTSRYGTPEDFAWMINYLHKNKIGVILDWVPAHFPRDIHGLSNFDGTPTYEYADPKKGEHPDWGTKIFDYGKNEVRNFLISNALFWIEQFHVDGLRVDAVASMLYLDYGKQDGQWVANKYGGNKNLEAIDFFKHLNSVVLGRNPGALMIAEESTAWPKVTGDVEEDGLGFSLKWNMGWMHDFTEYMKLDPYFRKDHHNQMTFAMSYAYSENYILVLSHDEVVHLKCSMLNKMPGIGADKYSNLKAGYAFMMGHAGKKLLFMGQEFAQLREWSEERELDWYLLAEEEHLKMQNWVRDLLHLYKRNKAMYEQDQSWEGFEWVNADDAYRSIFSFIRHSKNNKKNLLFVCNFTPVARDDYRVGVPRRKQYKLIMNSDDAKYGGTGEERPEVYRAVRKDCDGRPYSFAYKLPAYGVAIFEF, from the coding sequence ATGGCAGAAAAAAAGTTGAAACCATATGAAATAGGCGAACTGGACCATTATTTATTTGGGCAGGGGAATCATTACGAGATATACAAGAAGCTGGGTGCCCACAAGGTAAAGAATGGGAAAAAGACGGGCGTATATTTTGCAGTCTGGGCTCCGCATGCACGTTCGGTTTCCGTGGTTGGAGAGTTCAATGAGTGGGACATGGAAGCAAACCCTATGGAGAGACAGGAGCCTCTTGGCATATATACCTGTTTTGTTCCCGGGGTAGAGGAATATGCCATGTATAAGTACTGTATCGAGACGTACACCGGAGAGTATGTATTTAAGGCAGATCCCTATGCCAATTATGCGGAATTGAGACCGGGCACCGCATCAAAGGTTGTGGACATCACGGATATGAAATGGACCGATAAGGCCTGGATGGACAGAAGGATCCAGTGGAATCACACAGAGGAGCCGGTATCCATATACGAAGTACACATTGGCTCATGGAAAAGACACCTAGGCAGGGAGGATGAGGGATTCTATAATTACAGGGAATTTGCGAAAGAGATCGCCAAGTATGTAAAGGACATGGGATACACGCATGTTGAACTGATGGGGATTGCGGAACATCCATTTGACGGCTCCTGGGGATATCAGGTGACGGGCTATTTCGCACCGACTTCCCGTTATGGAACGCCGGAAGATTTTGCGTGGATGATCAATTACCTTCATAAGAATAAGATTGGCGTGATCCTGGATTGGGTTCCGGCTCATTTTCCCAGAGATATCCATGGACTATCCAACTTTGACGGTACCCCTACTTATGAATATGCCGACCCGAAGAAGGGGGAGCATCCGGACTGGGGTACCAAGATATTCGATTATGGGAAGAATGAAGTCAGAAACTTTTTGATATCTAATGCGCTGTTTTGGATCGAGCAGTTCCATGTGGACGGCCTGCGAGTAGATGCGGTAGCGTCTATGCTCTATCTTGATTATGGCAAGCAGGACGGACAATGGGTTGCCAACAAGTATGGCGGCAATAAGAATCTGGAGGCGATTGACTTCTTCAAGCATCTGAATTCTGTGGTGCTTGGAAGAAATCCGGGGGCACTAATGATTGCTGAGGAATCTACGGCATGGCCGAAGGTAACGGGGGACGTAGAAGAGGATGGGCTAGGATTCAGCCTAAAATGGAATATGGGCTGGATGCATGATTTTACCGAATATATGAAACTGGATCCTTATTTTAGGAAGGACCATCATAACCAGATGACTTTTGCCATGAGTTATGCGTACAGCGAGAACTATATTCTGGTATTGTCCCACGACGAAGTGGTGCATCTGAAATGTTCGATGCTCAATAAGATGCCTGGGATCGGAGCGGATAAGTATTCCAACCTGAAGGCAGGCTATGCTTTTATGATGGGGCATGCGGGCAAAAAGCTTCTCTTTATGGGGCAGGAGTTCGCACAGCTTAGGGAATGGAGCGAGGAAAGGGAGCTTGACTGGTATCTTCTGGCTGAGGAGGAGCATCTAAAGATGCAGAATTGGGTCAGGGATCTGCTTCACCTCTATAAGCGGAATAAGGCCATGTATGAGCAGGATCAGAGCTGGGAAGGATTTGAATGGGTCAATGCGGATGATGCTTATAGAAGCATCTTCAGCTTTATCCGGCATTCCAAGAATAATAAGAAGAATCTGCTGTTCGTTTGCAATTTTACTCCAGTGGCAAGAGACGATTACAGAGTGGGAGTGCCCAGGAGAAAGCAGTATAAGCTGATCATGAACAGTGACGACGCAAAGTATGGCGGTACAGGGGAAGAGAGGCCGGAGGTCTATAGAGCGGTAAGGAAGGACTGTGACGGCAGGCCATATTCATTTGCATACAAGCTGCCTGCATATGGAGTGGCGATCTTTGAATTCTAG
- a CDS encoding bifunctional diguanylate cyclase/phosphodiesterase yields MTEIDTRISIVWKRQDGDWKAVHIHQSTPDDRLAGLAAFNAEVARNTYNKINDVIKKEARTDSMTRINNMEGFVEQAQYIFKCYPDQKFAVIKFGIRDFRFINRTYGFSTGDRLLKTIARNLEEACGRREVCGRIEKDIFSILLVYEGENSMRRRMEEIRRELTKDGWIKEIELEVWLNAGIYIPTDTRSETVKGMLDKALMAMQSIQKYVKEDRYAYYSEWMLQQHYNNSQILEWASSAIEKKEFKLYIQPQFDMKTENIVGGEALCRWELSNGLVIMPNEFVSLFEDYNLIYRFDLYMLELVCRYMNKWMKEGKQLKPVSVNQSRADIEQDSFFEDFCSIVDRYEIPHEYLTFELTESAFIEEGNRIMKLARELHRKGFKLAIDDFGTGYASLNMLSVVSGDILKIDKSLLESDNRRTRVIFEKVIEMAHNMDMKVVCEGVETQEQRKFLCRLNCDIGQGFLAGKAMKVEDYGKRYIKGRL; encoded by the coding sequence ATGACCGAAATAGATACACGGATATCCATTGTATGGAAAAGGCAGGATGGGGACTGGAAGGCCGTACATATTCATCAATCAACTCCGGATGACAGGCTGGCAGGGCTTGCTGCCTTTAACGCTGAGGTGGCCAGAAATACATATAATAAGATTAATGACGTAATAAAGAAGGAAGCCCGGACTGATTCCATGACAAGAATTAATAATATGGAAGGCTTTGTGGAGCAGGCGCAATATATATTTAAATGTTATCCCGATCAGAAATTTGCCGTGATAAAATTCGGTATCAGAGATTTTCGGTTTATCAATCGGACCTATGGCTTTTCTACCGGGGACCGGCTATTAAAAACGATAGCGAGAAACCTGGAAGAGGCGTGCGGCAGAAGGGAAGTATGTGGACGTATAGAGAAAGACATCTTTTCCATTCTGCTGGTTTACGAGGGAGAGAACAGCATGCGCCGCAGGATGGAGGAGATCCGCAGGGAACTGACGAAAGACGGATGGATTAAGGAGATTGAGTTAGAGGTGTGGCTGAATGCGGGCATCTACATACCGACAGATACCAGGTCAGAAACGGTCAAGGGGATGCTTGATAAGGCGCTGATGGCAATGCAGAGCATTCAAAAATATGTGAAGGAGGACCGTTATGCATATTACAGCGAATGGATGCTGCAGCAGCATTATAACAACAGCCAGATCCTGGAATGGGCTTCATCAGCCATAGAGAAGAAGGAATTCAAACTTTATATTCAGCCGCAGTTTGATATGAAGACGGAAAATATTGTGGGGGGAGAGGCTTTGTGCCGCTGGGAACTATCCAATGGCTTGGTGATTATGCCCAATGAATTTGTATCCCTTTTTGAGGATTATAACCTGATATATAGATTTGACCTGTATATGCTGGAACTTGTGTGCAGATATATGAATAAATGGATGAAAGAGGGAAAGCAGTTAAAGCCGGTCAGCGTAAACCAGTCCAGGGCAGATATAGAACAGGACAGTTTCTTTGAAGACTTCTGCAGTATTGTGGACCGATATGAGATACCCCATGAGTATCTCACCTTTGAACTTACGGAATCGGCATTTATCGAGGAAGGGAACCGGATCATGAAACTGGCGCGGGAACTGCACAGGAAAGGATTCAAACTTGCGATTGATGATTTTGGAACGGGGTATGCATCTTTGAATATGTTGAGCGTCGTGTCGGGGGATATCCTGAAGATTGACAAAAGTCTTCTGGAATCGGATAACCGGCGGACGAGGGTTATTTTTGAAAAAGTGATAGAGATGGCCCATAATATGGATATGAAGGTTGTGTGCGAGGGCGTTGAGACGCAGGAGCAGCGCAAGTTCCTTTGCAGGCTGAACTGTGATATAGGCCAGGGATTTCTTGCAGGCAAGGCAATGAAGGTAGAAGACTACGGAAAACGCTATATAAAAGGGCGGTTATAA